One Psychrosphaera aestuarii DNA window includes the following coding sequences:
- the fliJ gene encoding flagellar export protein FliJ, with the protein MSKDDNQLLVLKKIESDKEQQAITAMQSAQAYLQSNEAKLREVQSYKLDYLKRMQERGVTGIGGASYQHYQRFIVQLDQGISAQANVVDIAKQVVEQRKQEWFMQKNKVKAVDTLLTKKAQERQQRIDKFEQNQSDEFASQQYIRRKLAI; encoded by the coding sequence ATGAGCAAAGACGATAACCAACTATTAGTTTTAAAAAAAATAGAATCTGATAAAGAGCAACAAGCTATTACGGCGATGCAGTCGGCTCAGGCATACTTGCAATCGAATGAAGCTAAACTTAGAGAAGTGCAATCTTATAAGTTAGACTATTTGAAACGTATGCAAGAGCGAGGTGTTACGGGTATTGGTGGCGCAAGCTATCAACATTATCAGCGGTTTATTGTGCAATTAGACCAAGGCATTAGCGCTCAAGCGAACGTTGTAGATATTGCAAAGCAAGTGGTCGAGCAACGCAAACAAGAATGGTTTATGCAAAAAAATAAAGTAAAAGCCGTCGACACGTTACTTACAAAAAAAGCCCAAGAAAGGCAGCAGCGTATTGATAAGTTCGAACAAAATCAGTCAGATGAGTTTGCA